GCGCAACCTGGGCAAGGAGTGGGCGACCGAGGGGATGCGGACGCACCTCGGGATCACCGTCGCCGGCTTCCCGAACCTGTTCTTCCTGCTCGGCCCGAACACCGGCCTCGGGCACAACTCCGTCGTGTTCATGATCGAGGCCCAGATCTCCTACGTCGCCGAAGCGCTGCGGCTGGCCCGCGGCAAGGCGATCGAGCCGAAGCCCGAGGTGCAGGAACGGTTCAACATCTCGATCCAGCGCAAGCTGGCGAAGGGTATTTGGACGCGCGGCGGCTGCAAGAGCTGGTACCTGGACGCGAAGGGCGTCAACCGGACGATCTGGCCGGGCTTCACCTGGCGGTACTGGCTGGACACGCGCAAGGTGCGGCGCGAGGACTTCCTCGTCGGCTGACCGGGCGGTCCCCACCGGCGGAGGAGGCCGGTGGGGACCGCCGCGGATCAGCGGGAGACGTAGCGGCGGAGGCGGCCGATCAGGTCCACGGTCGGCAGCCCGCACAGCTCGGCCATGCGCTCCAGCGCCGGCAGGTCGAGCGCGACCTCGGCGCCCCCGTGCTCGCCGGACTGGCGCAGGCGGTCCTCGGCCCAGCGGCGCAACGGCAACAGCTCGTCCGACGCGTCGGCGACGACCTTGCGCAGGTCGACGCGGACCCGGCCGGGCTCGTCGACGAACACCCGGCGGTGCACCTTGGCCAGCAGGTCCTGGGGCAGCTCGTCCATCGCGACGCACAGCTCGACCAGGCGCACCACCGAGCACTGTCTGGTGCCCAGTTCGTAGGTGGCCAGCGTCTGCAGCGAAATCTCGCTCTGCAGGTGCTGGTTCAGCTCCTTGCGCGTCCACCCTCGGCTGCGCCTGAGCTTGCGGAGCTCGTCTCCGAGAATCCGCTGATAGTCCTCAGCGTCGATCAGCACATCAATGTCCCCTGCCGTGCTCTCCCGCGGCACTCGCACGGTGGTGACAAGATTCCCGTGCAGGTGCACCCTCACATGTATGTAAGTGCGCAGGCCCCCGGCCCTTACGCGATTCCGGGCATGTCTTTGATACCGATTGCGCGAGTTAGGCCGAACGGGTTAACGGCAGGTGGCCATGCCTGCAAATTGCAGTCTGCAGAACACTAAACCGATCGCAGTGTCCCTGATGGACAGTCGGACCGGGCCGCCCTCAGTTGACGCAGGGGACGCCTTCGGCGGTGATCGGCTTGTCCTCGTCGGCGACCGGCGGCGGGGCCGGGGCCTGGGACGACGAGCCCGCGGCGGCGCCGGAACCGGCGCTCGCGTCGGAGGCCGTGCCCTGGTAGTCCGAGCCCAGGAACACCATCACGTGGCCGGCCGAGACGCTCTTGTCCTCCTGGATCGTCGGCGAGCCGCCGAGCGCGTCCGCGACGGCCTGGCCCTTGTCCTTGCCACCCTTGGGGACCCAGATGACCGTGGTCTTGCGCGCGGTCGCGTTCGCCGTGTCGCCGGAGGTGAAGCCCTTGGCGTCGAGGGTCTTGGCGACGCTCGCGGCCAGGCCGGTCTTGCCGGAGGCGTTGCGGACGTCGACCGTGGTCGCCTTGTTCGCGGGGTCGGCCTGGTTCGCCGGCGGCGCCGTCTGGCCCGGCTGCGGCCCGGCGAGGCTCTGGACGAACTGCTTCACCTCGGCCGGGTCGACCTGGATGGCCGTGCCGTCTTCGGGGGTCTTGTACTCGACGTTCTTCACCGGGATGGTGCGGAACTCGAGCTGGCCGCCGGTCAAGCCCTTCATCTGCTGGGCGAACCCGAAGATGTCCCAGTTCTGGTTGAGCACGACCGACTTCTTGATGGCGTCGATCAGGTCGGACAGCTTGCCCGGGTTGGTCAGCGTGCCCGCCGAGAGCACTTTGCGGGCCATGCCGGCCATGAACACCTGCTGGCGGACGACCCGGTCGAGGTCGCCGTTGGGCAGCCCGTGGCGCTGGCGGACGAACTCGAGCGCCTCGACGCCGGAGATCGTGTGCTGGCCCTTGGTGAAGTTCGCGCCGGAGTACTGGTCCTTGACGTTGTTGTTGAGGCAGACGTCGACGCCGCCGATGGCCTTCGTGATGTCGCTGAAGCCGAGCAGGTTGACCGCGGCGTAGTTGTCGATGGTCGACCCGGTGAGCTTCTCGATGGTCTCGATGAGCTCCTTCGCCCCGGCCTGGTTGGCCTTGACGTCGAGCTCCTTCGGGTCGGTGACGCCCTGCTTCTGCAGGTCCTTGCGGGCCTGCAGCATCGCCCTGGCGTAGGCGGAGTTGATCTTGTGCTTGCCGTAGCCGGGGATGTCGACGTAGGAGTCGCGCGGCAGCGACATCGCGACGGCCTTGCTGCCGTCGTTCGGGATGTGCACGAAAATCAGCGAGTCGGTGTTGAGCTCGCCGTCGGAGTCACCCGCGCGCAGCTCGTCGAGCACCTCGCGCGAGAGCGGGTTGCCCTGGGCGTCGGTGCGGCTGTCGAGGCCGACTAGCAGGATGTCGCGGGCGCCGTCGGCGGGCTTGTCGCCCCCGCCGCCGTCGCTGATCACGTTCGCGTAGTTCAGCCCGTTGACCAGGCCCTGCATGGCGGCCCACGCGTACCCCGTCAGGCCCATGACCAGCAGTGACACGACGGCCAGCGCGATCTTCGCGCCGCGGAAGGAGTTGCGGCGGGCCCGCGGGGCCGGCCGCGGCTGGGGACGGCGAGGCGGCGGAGCCGTGCGGCGCGCGTCCACCGGCTCGCGGCGGGGCGCCGGGCGGCGCGGCGGTGCGGTGCGCCGGCCTGGCTCTTCCTGCCGGGGCCGGGCGGGGCGGCGGTCGCCTTGCCCGTTCCGAGGCGGGTGATCCACGCGGGCGACTCCTCACTGCTTCGATCGGTACTGCCAGAGGATGGACGCATGGTGCCTTCACCTGGTTGCCGTAGCGTTACACATCCCCCTGTGAATGTGGCATGCACCACCCAGTTTCCCGCACGCCAGCTGGTTTCGCCTGGTCAGGACGTCGCGTTCGCCGGTCTGCGGGCCGGCAGCAGAGTGCCCGCCGTCGCGAGCAGGGCGAACCCGGCCGTCGCCGCGTGCAGCGTGACGCCGAGGAGCTCGGACGTGCCGCCGCCGTCGGCGAACAGGAGCGAGGGCGCGCAGGCGAGTGCCGTGGTGAGCCAGGTGCCGGTCGCCGCGCCCGCCCCGAGCCGGATCGTGTGCAGCAGGAACACCCCGAGCAGCAGGTGCACCAGGCTCTGGATCGGGTCGAGCCGCAGGCCCAGCAGGTCGGCGTCGGCGGCCACCCCGCCGAAGCGGGTGAGCGCGAAGCCGAACACCCCGAGCGTCGCGTAGCCGATGCCGAACCCGGCCGCGGCCCTGGTCAGCACGACGGTCCGGCGGCCGGGGAGCTCGGCCGCGCGGGGCCGCCGTCCGTGGTGGCTGTGCCGCTCGAACCACCAGAAGACCAGGGTCGCGGGCACCGCGAGCAGCCCGACCGCGACCAGCGTGCGCGGCCGGACCAGCCAGGTCAGCCCGTCGGCGATCCGGCCGGGCAGGTACACGATCGACACGAGCAGCAGCATCCCGGCGAGGAACGCCAGGTAGAGGCTCATCGGCGCGCGCACGACGAACCGGGACGCGGCGGCGACGCGCGGCCGGTCGCCGAGCCTGCCGAGCGGGCCGGCCAGGAGCCCGAGCACGCCGAGCTGGACCAGGCCGAGCAGCAGCACGCCCCACGGCGGCGCCGAGAACGCCGCCGGGGCGCCCGGGCTGCCGAGCAGGACAGGCGGCCCGTCCCGCAGGACGCTCACCACGACGAGGCCCGCGACACCGGTCGCGGCGGCCGCGGCGAGCAGCCGTCGTGACGGGCGTACGCCGTCCGCGTGCGCGAAGGCGAGTTGCTGAGCCAGGAGCGCGAGAGCGAACGTCGCCGCGAAGCGAGGCAGAGGCGAAGCGGTCGCCTCGGCGGCCAGTTCGCCGGCGACGACCAGCGCGAGCAGCCCGGCCGCCGCGCTCACCGGGGCGCGGCGGTGCAGGGCCAGCAGCGGGGGCGCGCAGACGATCGTCAGCAGGTAGACCCCGAGCAGCCACAGCGGGTGCAGCGCGATCCGCATGACCGTCGCGGTCGTCCCCGCCGGGATGCCGAGGAGCTCGAGCGCGAGTGGCGTCAGGAGGGCGACGACGGCGAAGATCAGCGCCGGGCGCAGCAGCGGGCTGGCGCGCTCGGCGAGGAAGTGGCGGTAGCCCCCGCCGTGCTCTTGTTCGGTGCGCCAGCCGGCCGCGTTGGCGTGGCCGCCGGCGAAGAAGATCAGCGGGGCGAGCTGGGCGAGCCAGGTCAGCGGCCAGAGCGACGTCTCCGACGCGCCGGCCCAGTGCGCGAGTGCCGTCACCGACTCGCCGAGGAGCAGGAGGACGACCCCGCCCGCGCCGAGCA
The window above is part of the Amycolatopsis camponoti genome. Proteins encoded here:
- a CDS encoding helix-turn-helix domain-containing protein, yielding MLIDAEDYQRILGDELRKLRRSRGWTRKELNQHLQSEISLQTLATYELGTRQCSVVRLVELCVAMDELPQDLLAKVHRRVFVDEPGRVRVDLRKVVADASDELLPLRRWAEDRLRQSGEHGGAEVALDLPALERMAELCGLPTVDLIGRLRRYVSR
- a CDS encoding LCP family protein; this translates as MDHPPRNGQGDRRPARPRQEEPGRRTAPPRRPAPRREPVDARRTAPPPRRPQPRPAPRARRNSFRGAKIALAVVSLLVMGLTGYAWAAMQGLVNGLNYANVISDGGGGDKPADGARDILLVGLDSRTDAQGNPLSREVLDELRAGDSDGELNTDSLIFVHIPNDGSKAVAMSLPRDSYVDIPGYGKHKINSAYARAMLQARKDLQKQGVTDPKELDVKANQAGAKELIETIEKLTGSTIDNYAAVNLLGFSDITKAIGGVDVCLNNNVKDQYSGANFTKGQHTISGVEALEFVRQRHGLPNGDLDRVVRQQVFMAGMARKVLSAGTLTNPGKLSDLIDAIKKSVVLNQNWDIFGFAQQMKGLTGGQLEFRTIPVKNVEYKTPEDGTAIQVDPAEVKQFVQSLAGPQPGQTAPPANQADPANKATTVDVRNASGKTGLAASVAKTLDAKGFTSGDTANATARKTTVIWVPKGGKDKGQAVADALGGSPTIQEDKSVSAGHVMVFLGSDYQGTASDASAGSGAAAGSSSQAPAPPPVADEDKPITAEGVPCVN
- a CDS encoding phospholipase A2, encoding MPAPTEPSRVRRPWSTSGWLLLVLLVVFAFGLIASRPPAPPDQGPPTGDVLAAQNAIEALVHPGPHPDALARLPKDFTALSGVTPGAMTARDGTVRAVHVDGGCSTPWGDDNTKWDYAVPCKAHDLGYDLLRYADRKGHPLGPEVREALDNQLSHDMHHACDLNPMNSAGTCRVVASFYSAGLVVNSWHQRWGPPVGDPIGPMVAGVLVIACLLVFRLRGWLRARREPRLPVPAATPAEVTRWALLGAGGVVLLLLGESVTALAHWAGASETSLWPLTWLAQLAPLIFFAGGHANAAGWRTEQEHGGGYRHFLAERASPLLRPALIFAVVALLTPLALELLGIPAGTTATVMRIALHPLWLLGVYLLTIVCAPPLLALHRRAPVSAAAGLLALVVAGELAAEATASPLPRFAATFALALLAQQLAFAHADGVRPSRRLLAAAAATGVAGLVVVSVLRDGPPVLLGSPGAPAAFSAPPWGVLLLGLVQLGVLGLLAGPLGRLGDRPRVAAASRFVVRAPMSLYLAFLAGMLLLVSIVYLPGRIADGLTWLVRPRTLVAVGLLAVPATLVFWWFERHSHHGRRPRAAELPGRRTVVLTRAAAGFGIGYATLGVFGFALTRFGGVAADADLLGLRLDPIQSLVHLLLGVFLLHTIRLGAGAATGTWLTTALACAPSLLFADGGGTSELLGVTLHAATAGFALLATAGTLLPARRPANATS